The Deltaproteobacteria bacterium genome has a window encoding:
- a CDS encoding YfcE family phosphodiesterase, protein MIKIGVVSDTHIMAPTRDLARLVEQGGAFHACEMVLHCGDITSLTVLEAFYPKRVIAVKGNMDGINAPLKAKEIVRVLEFSIGLIHGWGSRVDLESRLIPEFEGIDVLCYGHTHTPANYIRDGILMFNPGSFMDRSVGVLTIGGEHGVTGRIIAV, encoded by the coding sequence ATGATAAAGATCGGAGTGGTTTCCGATACCCATATAATGGCCCCGACCCGCGATTTGGCCCGTCTCGTGGAGCAGGGAGGGGCTTTTCACGCCTGCGAAATGGTTCTGCACTGCGGCGACATCACAAGCCTTACAGTCCTGGAGGCCTTTTATCCCAAGCGCGTGATCGCGGTGAAAGGCAACATGGACGGGATAAACGCGCCCCTGAAGGCCAAGGAAATCGTAAGAGTGCTCGAATTTTCCATCGGCCTCATCCACGGCTGGGGTTCCAGGGTCGATCTTGAATCGCGCCTCATACCTGAGTTTGAGGGGATTGACGTCCTGTGCTACGGCCACACCCATACCCCGGCCAATTACATTCGTGACGGAATCCTCATGTTCAATCCAGGCTCCTTCATGGACAGGAGCGTGGGCGTGCTTACCATAGGCGGGGAACACGGCGTGACGGGCCGGATAATCGCCGTTTGA
- a CDS encoding ParB N-terminal domain-containing protein, whose protein sequence is MTGLVSKTISLSVIDPEDLCFRFSTERDDAGLLESIRRSGILSPVVLQEREDGRFRIVSGFRRVSACARLGMDRVSALVAGPDADFDDLAFLAASENASQRPLNIMEQARCVALLGRGLPFTERAGLIKAAIGLTAGPRHLEQLESLCNLPGFIRDALEKGALPLATAIQLGDFDPKCAFSLTRLFSELKLSLSKQREILEALGDIAGRDGITVAEVLALPEVAGTWENEQDRGLAAGRLREKLKSMRFPNLTEAENRLREDIRALKLPEGVFWEPPAFFEADTHTLRIAVKSAADLEKLRGLADAILQNPAITGIFP, encoded by the coding sequence GTGACCGGCCTTGTTTCCAAGACCATCAGCCTTTCTGTAATTGACCCGGAGGACCTCTGCTTCCGGTTCAGCACCGAAAGGGACGACGCGGGCCTTCTCGAATCCATCAGAAGATCGGGCATTCTCTCGCCGGTGGTTTTGCAGGAAAGGGAGGACGGGCGCTTTCGGATCGTTTCGGGCTTTCGGCGGGTGTCCGCCTGTGCAAGGCTTGGAATGGACAGGGTTTCCGCCCTGGTGGCCGGGCCTGACGCGGATTTTGATGACCTCGCCTTTCTGGCCGCGAGTGAAAACGCCTCACAGCGCCCCCTTAATATAATGGAGCAGGCCCGTTGTGTGGCTCTTCTGGGGCGCGGCCTACCCTTTACCGAGAGGGCGGGGCTCATAAAGGCCGCCATCGGCCTGACGGCAGGCCCGCGCCACCTTGAACAGCTCGAAAGCCTGTGCAATCTTCCGGGCTTCATTCGTGACGCCCTGGAAAAAGGAGCCCTTCCGCTGGCCACCGCCATTCAACTGGGCGATTTTGACCCAAAGTGCGCGTTTTCGCTCACCCGGCTTTTTTCGGAACTCAAGCTGTCCCTCTCCAAGCAGAGGGAAATCCTGGAAGCCCTTGGCGACATCGCGGGCAGGGACGGAATCACCGTGGCGGAAGTTCTGGCCCTGCCGGAAGTTGCCGGAACATGGGAGAACGAGCAGGATCGGGGCCTTGCGGCGGGGCGGCTTCGTGAAAAACTGAAGTCCATGCGCTTTCCGAATCTTACGGAAGCGGAAAACCGATTAAGGGAAGACATCCGCGCCCTGAAACTTCCCGAAGGAGTTTTCTGGGAGCCCCCGGCCTTTTTCGAGGCGGATACCCACACCCTGAGGATCGCCGTCAAGAGCGCCGCCGACCTCGAAAAATTGAGGGGCCTCGCGGACGCCATCCTTCAAAATCCAGCCATTACCGGGATTTTCCCCTGA
- a CDS encoding DNA photolyase produces the protein MFDRIYLYREAADYPAARAILARLPNVPVSVVDGPDEAFRRVEGAPDPVSEGKRILCLAVNRGRFVRPCPGTRNYHCCGYRIIHIGAFCTMDCAYCILQAYFHPAVLTFFVNHDELFSQLDRVLTEKDPEARRMGTGEFTDSLIWEGLTDLNQRLVTRFGEQDHAILELKSKSVNIDGLLDLPHNRKTVIAFSVNTRAVMRENERGTSSLEARLTAASRCEKAGYPLAFHFDPMVIYPGCEAEYKEVVREIFRHVSPENVVYISLGAFRFMPELKNIIKRRFPGSKIPFGEFITGLDNKMRYFKPLRMALFSEVAEELCRTAPCVTAYFCMEDDAVWRAAFGFTPDERGGLPAMLDDAAKRVCGIVG, from the coding sequence ATGTTCGATAGAATCTACCTGTACCGGGAGGCCGCCGATTATCCCGCAGCCCGCGCCATCCTGGCCCGCCTTCCAAACGTGCCGGTGAGCGTGGTTGACGGCCCTGACGAGGCATTCCGCCGGGTTGAAGGCGCACCCGACCCTGTTTCCGAGGGGAAGAGAATTCTTTGCCTTGCCGTGAACCGGGGCCGTTTCGTGCGCCCCTGCCCCGGAACCCGAAACTACCACTGCTGCGGCTATCGCATAATCCACATCGGCGCGTTCTGCACCATGGACTGCGCCTACTGCATCCTGCAAGCCTATTTCCATCCTGCCGTACTCACCTTTTTCGTGAACCACGACGAGCTTTTCTCCCAACTGGACAGAGTTTTGACGGAAAAGGACCCGGAAGCAAGGCGCATGGGCACCGGCGAATTCACCGACAGCCTCATCTGGGAGGGCCTCACGGACCTCAACCAGCGGCTGGTCACGCGCTTCGGAGAGCAGGACCACGCCATCCTTGAGCTCAAATCCAAATCTGTAAACATCGATGGGCTATTGGACCTGCCCCACAACCGGAAAACCGTAATCGCCTTTTCGGTGAACACCAGGGCGGTGATGAGGGAAAACGAGCGGGGGACATCGTCATTGGAAGCGCGCCTCACGGCCGCCAGCCGTTGCGAAAAGGCCGGGTACCCTCTGGCCTTTCATTTCGACCCAATGGTGATCTATCCGGGCTGCGAGGCGGAATATAAAGAGGTGGTGCGGGAGATTTTTCGCCACGTGTCGCCCGAAAACGTGGTTTACATAAGCCTTGGGGCCTTCCGTTTCATGCCGGAGCTTAAAAACATCATAAAGAGGCGCTTTCCGGGCTCAAAAATACCCTTCGGCGAGTTCATAACCGGGCTCGACAACAAGATGCGCTATTTCAAGCCCCTCAGAATGGCTCTTTTTTCGGAAGTGGCGGAGGAACTGTGCCGGACAGCCCCGTGCGTCACGGCCTACTTCTGCATGGAGGATGACGCGGTGTGGCGGGCCGCCTTCGGCTTCACCCCGGATGAAAGAGGGGGCCTCCCTGCCATGCTGGACGATGCGGCCAAAAGGGTGTGCGGGATAGTGGGTTGA
- a CDS encoding penicillin acylase family protein produces the protein MNRDNLRPSRVRSGLIAVAASLFLFTLTGCHGFLTATYEPSLGPQTGEVTLPGMEKGATIKRDSMGIPLIEADTITDCVFANGYADASDRLAQMVGNSLTAQGRLSEMAGRETLEIDLFMRTLNLKERAQTALDNASPYLRQILSAYSRGVNAYLWTAKKLPPDLSLSGYKPDPWRPIDCLYVFYIMNLGLATNLGEEIAFLNVAQKIGPQKAAWLVPVYPDEPLRFSEAEKLAGLMGPGLAEAAEQAESMRRAITSIKSLGIAASNNWAVYKDRTASGASIVANDTHLNVSLPSLWKLVHIRCKGLYDAAGISAAGLPGVVAGYNGHLAWGMTMVMADNQDLFLEKLSVVDGKTCYLYKGQWVPAKERTEVFHVKGGKTVTRVIHETLHGPILNQALRGPSKMVLVPEQLTTSYAVALSWAQSPTDATFDGFFSLGRAKTMAEAKTAISNVSSMALNMVYGDRDNIAWQVTGIYPVRKKGQGLAPSPGWTGEYDWTGFVPNEALPYSINPDAGFLATANARAAEPGPGPLLSSSWFSPERVQRIGKVLAKDRAHTAEKSFDLQYDQVSNLIPKLQRVLFNSDQTDEIMREIGGWSNNQQKSRAREALAKFRVHTGDMGADEANAALFGAFYHCFTLNTFSDELGPADSAMWHSFLALGDASYSAQEDHLLVRGDESPFFDDIGTPEKETKAQVLAKSLAEAVEFLEQRLGADRNEWKWGRLHTYYFETEGSKMARNMDMGKRMGMRALSGYFNVGPFPAGGDCNTLNVSGYRVGLDFDTLYIPEMRMVVDFSRPEPLFIMNSTGQSGNPASPHYEDGVKAWRFRRYTNMPFDKKLQDAAYTSILRLVPKY, from the coding sequence ATGAATCGAGACAATCTCAGGCCTTCCCGCGTCCGTTCCGGGCTCATAGCCGTTGCGGCATCGCTTTTCCTTTTCACCCTCACCGGTTGTCATGGCTTTCTTACAGCCACCTACGAGCCGAGCCTTGGCCCCCAGACGGGTGAGGTCACCCTGCCCGGAATGGAAAAAGGCGCCACCATAAAGCGCGACTCAATGGGAATTCCCCTGATCGAGGCGGACACCATCACCGACTGCGTTTTCGCCAACGGTTACGCAGATGCTTCGGACAGGCTCGCCCAGATGGTGGGAAACTCCCTCACCGCCCAGGGCCGCTTAAGCGAGATGGCAGGCAGGGAAACCCTTGAAATCGACCTTTTCATGAGGACCTTAAACCTCAAGGAGCGGGCGCAGACGGCGCTGGACAACGCCAGCCCGTATTTACGGCAGATACTTTCGGCCTACAGCCGTGGGGTGAACGCCTATCTCTGGACCGCGAAAAAACTTCCGCCCGATCTTTCCCTTTCCGGCTACAAGCCCGATCCCTGGCGGCCCATCGACTGCCTTTACGTGTTCTACATCATGAATCTGGGCCTTGCCACAAACCTTGGCGAGGAAATCGCCTTTCTGAACGTGGCGCAGAAAATCGGCCCCCAAAAGGCAGCGTGGCTGGTTCCGGTCTATCCCGACGAGCCCCTTCGTTTTTCCGAGGCCGAAAAACTGGCCGGGCTCATGGGGCCGGGCCTGGCCGAAGCTGCGGAACAGGCCGAATCCATGCGCCGGGCCATCACGTCCATAAAATCCCTGGGAATCGCCGCATCCAACAACTGGGCGGTTTACAAGGACCGCACGGCCTCAGGGGCCTCCATCGTGGCCAACGACACCCATCTCAACGTGTCTCTGCCAAGCCTGTGGAAACTGGTCCACATCCGCTGCAAAGGTCTCTACGACGCTGCAGGAATTTCCGCCGCCGGGCTTCCGGGGGTGGTTGCGGGCTACAACGGGCATCTTGCCTGGGGCATGACAATGGTCATGGCCGACAACCAGGACCTTTTCCTTGAAAAGCTGTCCGTGGTGGACGGCAAGACCTGCTACCTTTACAAGGGGCAGTGGGTCCCCGCAAAGGAGCGCACCGAGGTTTTCCACGTAAAGGGCGGAAAAACGGTAACCCGCGTGATTCACGAGACCCTTCACGGCCCGATACTCAACCAGGCCCTTAGAGGCCCTTCCAAGATGGTCCTGGTTCCCGAACAGCTCACCACGTCTTACGCCGTGGCCCTTTCATGGGCCCAGTCGCCCACGGACGCCACCTTCGACGGTTTTTTCAGCCTTGGCCGGGCCAAGACCATGGCGGAGGCGAAAACCGCCATAAGCAACGTAAGCTCAATGGCCCTGAACATGGTTTACGGGGACCGCGACAACATAGCCTGGCAGGTCACGGGCATCTATCCGGTGCGCAAAAAGGGCCAGGGGCTCGCGCCCTCTCCGGGCTGGACCGGCGAATACGACTGGACCGGGTTCGTGCCCAACGAGGCCCTGCCCTATTCCATCAATCCCGATGCGGGCTTTCTGGCCACAGCAAACGCCCGCGCGGCTGAGCCCGGACCGGGGCCCCTGCTCTCCTCCTCCTGGTTTTCGCCCGAACGGGTCCAGAGGATAGGCAAGGTCCTTGCGAAGGACAGGGCCCACACCGCCGAAAAATCCTTCGACCTTCAGTACGATCAGGTATCGAACCTCATTCCCAAGCTACAGCGCGTTCTTTTCAACTCGGACCAAACAGACGAGATAATGCGCGAAATAGGCGGATGGTCCAACAACCAGCAGAAAAGCCGGGCCAGGGAGGCCCTTGCGAAATTCAGGGTACACACCGGCGACATGGGGGCTGACGAGGCGAATGCGGCGCTTTTCGGGGCCTTTTACCACTGTTTCACCCTAAACACCTTTTCGGACGAGCTTGGGCCTGCGGACTCGGCCATGTGGCACTCGTTTCTGGCCCTTGGGGATGCCAGTTACAGCGCCCAGGAGGATCATCTTCTGGTGCGCGGGGACGAAAGCCCCTTTTTCGACGACATCGGCACCCCGGAAAAGGAAACCAAGGCGCAGGTTCTGGCAAAAAGCCTTGCGGAAGCCGTGGAGTTTCTGGAGCAAAGGCTGGGGGCGGACAGGAACGAGTGGAAATGGGGAAGGCTCCACACCTATTATTTCGAGACCGAGGGCAGCAAGATGGCCCGGAACATGGATATGGGAAAGCGCATGGGGATGCGCGCGCTTTCGGGCTACTTCAACGTGGGTCCGTTTCCTGCGGGCGGCGACTGCAACACCTTGAACGTTTCGGGCTACAGGGTCGGCCTTGATTTCGACACCCTCTACATACCCGAAATGCGCATGGTGGTGGATTTTTCAAGGCCGGAGCCTCTCTTTATAATGAACAGCACGGGCCAGTCCGGCAACCCCGCGAGCCCCCACTACGAGGACGGCGTCAAGGCGTGGCGTTTCCGCCGGTACACCAACATGCCCTTTGACAAGAAGCTCCAGGACGCGGCCTACACAAGCATATTGCGCCTCGTTCCCAAATATTAG
- a CDS encoding phosphoribosylaminoimidazolesuccinocarboxamide synthase: MRQAVFETDFPALPAPKRGKVRDMYDLGDAFLMVATDRLSAFDVVMPDPIADKGKVLTQISLFWFTVMEPIIGNHVITADVEKYPASCAQYAEVLKGRSILVKKVRPLPIECVVRGYLSGSGWSSYQKTRSVCGINLPEGLKESEKLPQTLFTPTTKAEQGLHDENITFEAACELLGREKARAVRDLSLAVYERGAKLALEKGIIIADTKFEFGETGSGEIILIDEVLTPDSSRFWPLESYEPGKSQDSFDKQYARDYLTGIGWNKKPPAPKLPEEVLEKTREKYIQALTLLSGRGLAE; the protein is encoded by the coding sequence ATGCGCCAGGCTGTTTTTGAAACCGATTTTCCGGCTCTCCCGGCCCCCAAACGGGGCAAGGTGAGGGACATGTATGATTTGGGCGATGCGTTCCTCATGGTGGCCACGGACAGGCTTTCGGCCTTCGACGTGGTGATGCCGGACCCCATAGCCGACAAGGGAAAGGTGCTGACCCAGATTTCCCTTTTCTGGTTTACGGTCATGGAGCCCATTATCGGCAACCACGTGATAACGGCGGATGTGGAAAAATACCCGGCGTCCTGCGCCCAGTACGCCGAAGTGCTCAAAGGCCGCAGCATCCTGGTGAAAAAGGTGAGGCCGCTTCCCATCGAGTGCGTGGTGAGGGGCTACCTTTCGGGATCGGGCTGGAGCTCATACCAAAAGACCAGAAGCGTGTGCGGAATAAATCTGCCGGAAGGGCTCAAAGAGTCCGAAAAACTCCCACAAACGCTCTTTACGCCCACAACAAAGGCCGAGCAGGGCCTGCACGACGAAAATATCACCTTTGAGGCCGCCTGCGAGCTTCTGGGCCGGGAAAAGGCGCGGGCCGTGCGGGACCTGTCTTTGGCGGTCTACGAGCGCGGCGCTAAACTGGCCCTGGAAAAGGGAATCATAATCGCCGACACCAAGTTCGAGTTCGGCGAGACCGGTTCGGGCGAGATCATTCTTATTGACGAGGTCCTCACCCCGGACTCCTCGCGGTTCTGGCCTCTTGAGAGCTACGAGCCGGGCAAATCACAGGATTCCTTCGACAAGCAGTACGCAAGGGACTACTTAACCGGCATAGGCTGGAACAAGAAGCCGCCGGCCCCCAAGCTTCCGGAAGAAGTCCTCGAAAAAACGCGGGAAAAGTACATCCAGGCCTTAACGCTTCTTTCGGGCAGGGGCTTGGCCGAGTGA